A single Hippopotamus amphibius kiboko isolate mHipAmp2 chromosome 5, mHipAmp2.hap2, whole genome shotgun sequence DNA region contains:
- the FXYD4 gene encoding FXYD domain-containing ion transport regulator 4: MEGVTQGLLLLLAGLPILEANDLVDKDSPFYYDWEGLQLGGVICAALLCIAGILFALSGKCKCKHDQKHSSLPEKAVPLITPGSASTC; the protein is encoded by the exons ATGGAGGGAGTGACCCAGGGCCTTCTCCTCCTGCTGGCAG GCCTGCCTATCTTGGAAGCCAATGACCTGGTTG atAAAGACAGTCCCTTCTACTATG ACTGGGAAGGCCTGCAGCTGGGCGGGGTGATCTGTGCAGCGCTTCTGTGCATCGCTGGAATCTTGTTCGCCCTGA GTGGCAAATGCAAATGCAAGCATGATCAGAAACACAG CTCCTTACCTGAGAAAGCCGTTCCACTCATCACTCCAG GCTCTGCCAGTACCTGCTGA